A single region of the Elusimicrobium sp. An273 genome encodes:
- the ppdK gene encoding pyruvate, phosphate dikinase, whose product MVKKTVKKAAKTAAKKAVKKAVKYVYSFGAGKAEGNGKMKELLGGKGANLAEMAGQLKLPVPPGFTITTEVCTYYWNNKRTYPKTLKADVEANLKKIERETKKQFGSEKNPLLVSVRSGARASMPGMMETILNIGLTEKTIPGMIAKTGDARFVYDAYRRLIMMYSDVVMEKAAGIEPKDGEGIRKILDGMLEELKNKLGVSDDTHIPAEELQKLCVQFKATVKKVLKKDFPDDPMEQLWGAIGAVFASWNGKRAIAYRNIENIPHDWGTAVNVQTMVFGNMGDTSATGVAFTRNPGTGDSHFYGEYLINAQGEDVVAGIRTPSPMNKWSANAHSKHLPTLEKVMPKVYKELDAIQKKLEKHFHDMLDIEFTIEDQKLWMLQCRVGKRNGTAAVQMALDMVKERLISKEEAVLRVTPTQLGELLLPAIDPKAEAGVKPIAQGLPAGPGGAAGKIVFNSLDAIKLQEAGQNAILVREETNPEDIEGMRAAAGILTQRGGMTSHAALVARGWGKCCIVGCGELEINLNAKTVKMGGKTFKEGDELTLNGTKGYVYEGALKMLAAGEGNKNLAAFLALCDKVRTMKVRANADTEEDAIKARKFGAEGIGLFRIEHMFYGKNSDKPLFILRKMILSGSEEERKAAVEELFPYMKKEIKATMKAMAGFGVTVRLMDPPLHEFVPTLPEKQAELAKALGITMDVFKDRAASLHEVNPMMGHRGIRLGVTYPEITTMQSRAIFESAAELIKEGVKAQPEVMIPLTCDVNEIISQKKLIRAAYDEVVAKTKVKKLNFSVGTMIEIPRAAVLAYEVAQETDFFSFGTNDLTQMTFGFSRDDIGSFLPEYLKQGILEADPFQTLDQRGVGMLIEHAVAEGRDAKPNLKVGICGEHGGDPESVEFCHREGFTYVSCSAFRVPIARLAAAQAAAKDVLAKKRK is encoded by the coding sequence ATGGTAAAAAAGACCGTTAAAAAAGCGGCAAAAACCGCCGCTAAAAAGGCCGTAAAAAAAGCAGTAAAATATGTCTACTCGTTTGGAGCGGGTAAAGCCGAAGGAAACGGCAAAATGAAAGAGTTGTTGGGCGGCAAAGGTGCCAACTTAGCCGAAATGGCCGGCCAATTAAAACTCCCCGTCCCCCCCGGATTTACGATTACCACCGAAGTCTGCACCTATTATTGGAACAACAAACGCACCTATCCCAAAACGTTGAAAGCCGACGTGGAAGCCAACCTCAAGAAAATTGAACGCGAAACCAAAAAACAGTTCGGTTCCGAAAAGAACCCGCTGTTGGTGTCCGTCCGTTCCGGTGCGCGCGCTTCTATGCCGGGTATGATGGAAACGATTTTAAACATCGGTCTTACCGAAAAAACCATTCCCGGCATGATTGCCAAAACCGGCGACGCCCGCTTTGTCTACGATGCGTACCGCCGCCTGATTATGATGTATTCCGACGTTGTGATGGAAAAAGCCGCCGGCATTGAACCCAAAGACGGCGAAGGCATCCGCAAAATTTTGGACGGCATGCTGGAAGAGTTGAAAAACAAACTCGGCGTGTCGGACGATACGCACATTCCGGCCGAAGAACTGCAGAAACTGTGCGTGCAGTTTAAAGCCACCGTCAAAAAAGTACTCAAAAAAGACTTTCCGGACGACCCCATGGAACAGCTCTGGGGCGCCATCGGTGCGGTGTTTGCCTCCTGGAACGGCAAACGCGCCATTGCCTACCGCAACATTGAAAACATCCCGCACGACTGGGGTACCGCCGTCAACGTACAGACGATGGTATTTGGCAATATGGGCGACACCAGCGCCACGGGCGTGGCATTTACCCGCAACCCCGGCACCGGCGACAGCCACTTCTACGGCGAATACTTAATCAACGCCCAGGGCGAAGACGTGGTGGCCGGTATCCGCACCCCCTCTCCGATGAACAAATGGTCTGCCAATGCGCATTCCAAACACCTGCCCACCTTGGAAAAAGTAATGCCCAAAGTGTATAAGGAATTGGACGCCATCCAGAAAAAGCTGGAAAAACATTTCCACGATATGCTGGATATTGAATTTACCATTGAAGACCAAAAACTCTGGATGCTGCAGTGCCGCGTAGGCAAGAGAAACGGCACCGCGGCCGTGCAGATGGCGCTGGATATGGTCAAAGAAAGACTGATCAGCAAAGAAGAAGCCGTCCTGCGCGTAACGCCCACCCAGCTGGGCGAACTGCTGCTGCCGGCCATTGACCCCAAAGCCGAAGCGGGCGTGAAGCCCATTGCGCAAGGCTTGCCGGCGGGCCCCGGCGGCGCGGCGGGTAAAATTGTATTTAACTCGTTAGACGCCATTAAACTGCAGGAAGCGGGCCAAAACGCCATTTTGGTGCGCGAAGAAACCAACCCCGAAGACATTGAAGGCATGCGCGCGGCGGCGGGTATTTTAACCCAGCGCGGCGGCATGACCTCGCACGCGGCTTTGGTGGCGCGCGGCTGGGGTAAATGCTGCATTGTGGGCTGCGGCGAATTGGAAATCAATTTGAATGCCAAAACCGTCAAAATGGGCGGCAAAACCTTTAAAGAAGGCGACGAGCTGACCTTAAACGGTACCAAAGGCTACGTGTATGAAGGCGCGCTGAAGATGTTGGCCGCGGGCGAAGGAAACAAAAACTTGGCGGCTTTTCTCGCGCTGTGCGATAAAGTGCGCACGATGAAAGTGCGCGCCAACGCCGATACGGAAGAAGACGCCATTAAAGCCCGCAAATTCGGCGCCGAAGGGATTGGGCTGTTCCGCATTGAACACATGTTCTACGGCAAAAATTCCGACAAACCCTTGTTCATCCTGCGCAAGATGATTCTTTCCGGCAGCGAAGAAGAACGCAAAGCCGCCGTGGAAGAACTCTTCCCGTATATGAAAAAGGAAATCAAAGCCACGATGAAGGCCATGGCCGGTTTCGGCGTTACCGTGCGCTTGATGGATCCGCCGCTGCACGAATTTGTGCCCACTTTGCCCGAAAAACAGGCCGAATTGGCCAAAGCGCTGGGCATCACGATGGACGTATTCAAAGACCGTGCCGCCAGCCTGCACGAAGTCAACCCGATGATGGGGCACCGCGGCATTCGCTTGGGTGTAACCTATCCGGAAATTACCACCATGCAGTCCCGCGCCATTTTTGAATCCGCGGCCGAACTGATTAAAGAAGGCGTCAAAGCCCAGCCGGAAGTAATGATTCCGCTGACCTGCGACGTAAACGAAATCATCAGTCAGAAGAAGCTCATCCGCGCCGCTTACGATGAAGTCGTGGCCAAAACGAAAGTCAAAAAGCTCAACTTCTCCGTGGGGACGATGATTGAAATCCCCCGTGCGGCGGTGTTGGCCTATGAGGTGGCCCAGGAAACGGACTTCTTCTCTTTCGGCACCAACGACCTGACGCAGATGACCTTTGGCTTCTCGCGCGACGATATCGGCTCTTTCCTGCCCGAATACTTAAAACAGGGTATTTTGGAAGCCGATCCGTTCCAAACGCTGGATCAGCGCGGGGTAGGGATGCTCATTGAGCACGCCGTTGCCGAAGGGCGCGACGCCAAACCGAACCTAAAAGTAGGTATCTGCGGCGAGCACGGCGGAGACCCCGAAAGCGTGGAATTCTGCCACCGCGAAGGGTTTACGTATGTGTCCTGCTCGGCGTTCCGCGTGCCGATCGCCCGCTTGGCCGCCGCACAGGCTGCCGCCAAAGACGTGTTGGCTAAAAAACGCAAATAA
- a CDS encoding ankyrin repeat domain-containing protein: MCGWLGILLVVVIAAGIWYFFPRRQALYAGVNPPIIEFLTTELKRFPLHQAVFQNDVAAVQQLLKEGHSIEEETDDGQTVLHIAAECGLEEMCRFVIKQGVKVDSLDNFGGTALHAAAACQNGVGVIRVLIENGADAHLKDAAGMTPGALAEKYKHFKIAAYLKLRGD; this comes from the coding sequence ATGTGTGGGTGGCTTGGTATTTTGCTGGTGGTGGTGATAGCCGCGGGGATTTGGTATTTTTTCCCCCGCCGGCAGGCGTTGTATGCCGGGGTAAATCCGCCCATTATTGAATTTTTAACTACCGAGCTAAAGCGTTTTCCTCTGCACCAAGCGGTATTTCAGAATGACGTGGCAGCCGTACAGCAGCTGTTAAAAGAAGGGCATTCTATTGAAGAAGAAACCGACGACGGCCAAACCGTACTGCATATCGCGGCGGAATGCGGGCTGGAAGAAATGTGCCGGTTCGTTATCAAACAGGGTGTGAAAGTGGACTCTTTGGACAATTTTGGCGGAACGGCGCTGCATGCTGCGGCGGCCTGCCAAAACGGGGTGGGCGTGATACGCGTGCTGATAGAAAACGGGGCCGATGCGCATCTGAAAGACGCCGCCGGCATGACGCCGGGTGCACTGGCGGAAAAATACAAACATTTTAAAATTGCGGCTTACTTAAAACTGCGCGGCGACTAA